The following are encoded together in the Verrucomicrobiota bacterium genome:
- a CDS encoding trypsin-like peptidase domain-containing protein, whose protein sequence is MSILRAYKKRRGNLPAFLLFLFALALAVGGIAFWRLMQPKHLSQVTHTHSGWSASQEQKERPPLALASDRSLETMDREFTDLVEHVIPSVVSITTTTAPDRDALIRQFFGLGGGNVSQNNKMGSGMIVSPEGYIVTNWHVVKGASQVTVQLSDGRSLPASFAGADQRSDIAVLKVATEGLEPIAFGDSELVKVGQMVFAVGNPFGLQETVTQGIISAKGRRTVSEAANEFFQTSTTINPGNSGGPLVDIHGKVIGINNFILSRSGGSEGIGFAIPSNVARRVYEDIVQRGRVIHPWFGVVMRPLNASLAKQLGLPDANGALVAATLAGSPAERSGLVGGDVITSFNAHPIRDGKDLRNRVAEAEVGPPTGIGILRAGKPLQLSVSMIEEPAN, encoded by the coding sequence ATGAGCATTCTGCGAGCCTACAAAAAGCGTCGAGGCAATCTGCCTGCATTTCTGCTGTTTCTCTTCGCCTTGGCGCTTGCTGTTGGCGGCATCGCCTTCTGGCGACTGATGCAACCCAAGCACCTCTCACAAGTCACCCATACACATTCCGGCTGGTCTGCTTCGCAGGAGCAGAAAGAGCGTCCTCCTCTCGCCTTGGCCTCCGATCGTTCGCTGGAGACAATGGACCGTGAATTCACCGATCTGGTCGAGCATGTGATCCCCTCCGTGGTCAGTATCACCACCACGACGGCACCGGATCGTGATGCATTGATCCGTCAATTCTTCGGCCTTGGAGGCGGTAATGTCAGTCAGAATAACAAGATGGGCTCGGGCATGATCGTCTCCCCGGAAGGGTACATCGTCACCAACTGGCATGTCGTCAAAGGCGCCTCACAGGTCACCGTCCAGCTGAGTGACGGCCGTTCCCTTCCCGCATCGTTCGCCGGCGCCGATCAGCGTTCCGATATCGCCGTCCTGAAGGTCGCCACCGAGGGACTTGAACCGATCGCCTTCGGCGACTCAGAGTTGGTCAAAGTGGGCCAAATGGTCTTTGCCGTGGGCAATCCCTTCGGACTTCAGGAAACAGTGACTCAGGGGATCATCAGTGCCAAGGGACGCCGTACCGTCAGCGAGGCCGCCAATGAGTTTTTTCAGACCAGTACCACCATTAACCCGGGCAACTCGGGCGGCCCCCTTGTTGACATCCACGGGAAGGTCATCGGCATCAATAACTTCATCCTCAGCAGGAGCGGCGGCTCCGAGGGGATCGGATTTGCGATTCCCTCCAATGTGGCGCGGCGTGTCTACGAGGATATCGTTCAGCGCGGGCGCGTCATCCATCCCTGGTTCGGGGTTGTCATGCGCCCCTTGAATGCCAGCCTAGCAAAACAACTCGGCCTGCCGGACGCAAATGGAGCCTTAGTCGCCGCCACCCTGGCTGGATCGCCTGCAGAGCGTAGCGGTCTGGTCGGCGGTGACGTGATCACTTCCTTCAACGCTCACCCGATCCGTGATGGGAAGGACCTGCGCAATCGCGTGGCCGAGGCCGAAGTCGGTCCACCCACAGGCATTGGGATTCTCCGCGCGGGAAAACCACTCCAGCTCAGTGTCTCCATGATCGAGGAGCCGGCCAATTAA
- a CDS encoding L,D-transpeptidase family protein yields MSLLFIKRPQQFIQVALACMAMLMLGACASYDSRLNSTATQYLGTDGSIVTRTSTASLADRISYWAGESANGPGHIVINISQQKLFYYKGGKLVGISAVSTGKDGHDSPVGNFKVQKKEKEHASNLYGDFVDASGTVVVKNVDAIKDKPPAGAHFQGSSMPWFMQFAPGVGMHTGFLPGIPDSHGCIRLPDRMARIFYEVTPLGTPVSVEK; encoded by the coding sequence ATGTCACTCCTTTTCATCAAGCGACCACAGCAATTCATCCAGGTTGCCCTTGCCTGCATGGCCATGCTGATGCTCGGCGCCTGCGCCTCCTATGATAGCCGGTTGAACTCCACGGCCACCCAGTACCTCGGCACCGACGGCTCGATCGTCACAAGGACCTCCACGGCCTCGCTGGCCGACCGGATCTCCTACTGGGCGGGTGAGTCAGCGAACGGCCCTGGCCATATCGTCATCAACATCAGCCAGCAGAAACTCTTCTACTACAAGGGAGGGAAACTCGTCGGCATCTCCGCAGTCTCAACCGGCAAGGATGGACACGACTCGCCAGTAGGTAATTTCAAAGTCCAGAAGAAGGAAAAAGAGCATGCCTCCAATCTCTACGGCGACTTCGTCGACGCCTCTGGCACTGTGGTGGTAAAGAACGTTGATGCCATTAAAGACAAGCCTCCTGCAGGAGCTCACTTTCAGGGCTCTTCCATGCCGTGGTTCATGCAGTTTGCTCCGGGTGTTGGAATGCACACCGGCTTCCTGCCGGGAATCCCTGATTCCCACGGTTGCATCCGCCTGCCCGACAGAATGGCCAGAATTTTCTATGAGGTGACACCTCTTGGAACGCCAGTCAGCGTCGAGAAGTAG